From Nocardia sp. NBC_00416:
CACCAGCATTTTCGGGATGGTCATCATCGTCCTGGTGATGACCGCGGGCGCCGCCCTGGTCATGTGGTTCGGCGAGCAGATCACCGAGCGCGGCGTCGGCAACGGTATGTCGCTGCTGATCTTCTCCGGTATCGCCGCCCGCATCCCGGGCGAGGGCAAATCGATCCTGGACAGCCGCGGCGGCCTGGTCTTCGGCCTGGTGTGCGTGGCCGCGCTGCTGATCATCATGGCGGTCATCTTCGTCGAACAGGGTCAGCGCCGGATCCCTGTGCAATACGCCAAACGGGTCGTCGGCCGCAAGATGTACGGCGGATCGTCGACCTACCTACCGTTGAAGGTCAACCAGGCCGGTGTCATCCCGGTGATCTTCGCGTCCTCACTGCTGTATCTGCCGAACCTGATCGCCCAGCTCACCGGGTCGAGCACCGCTCAGGATCCCAGCTGGTGGCAGGAAGCGATCCAGAAGTACCTGGTGAATCCCGGTAACCCGGTGTACATCGCGATCTACTTCAGCCTTATCGTCTTCTTCACCTACTTCTACGTCGCGATCACCTTCAACCCGGAGGAACGCGCCGACGAGATGAAGAAGTTCGGCGGCTTCATCCCGGGCTACCGCCCCGGTAAGCCGACGGCCGATCACCTGACCTATGTGCTGAGCCGGATCACCCTGCCCGGCTCCATCTATCTCGGTCTGGTCGCTGTACTGCCGAATCTGTTCCTCGATATCGGATCGTCGGGCGGGGCGCAGAATCTGCCGTTCGGTGGCACCGCCGTCCTCATCATGGTGAGCGTCGGCCTGGATACCGTGAAGCAGATCGAAAGTCAACTCATGAATCGCAATTACGAAGGGTTCCTCAAGTGAGAGTCGTACTACTCGGACCGCCGGGAGCGGGCAAGGGCACTCAAGCCGTCTTGCTGTCGGAGAAGCTGGGCGTACCGCATATCTCCACGGGCGATCTCTTCCGCGCGAACATCAGCGAGCAGACCCCGCTCGGCCTCGAAGCGAAACGCTATATGGACGCGGGCGAGCTCGTGCCCAGCGATGTCACCAACCGCATGGTCCGGTCCCGGGTCGCCGAACCCGACGCCTCGCGCGGGTTCGTACTCGACGGCTATCCGCGCACCGTGGATCAGGCCGACGCGCTGGCCAAGATCCTCCAGGATCTGGGTAGCGAACTCGACGCCGTGCTGTGCTTCGTCGTCGCCGAGGACACCGTGGTCGACCGGATGCTGGCCCGCGGCCGCTCCGACGACAACGAGGAGACCATCCGGACCCGGCTGCGGATCTACCGCGACGAGACCGAACCACTGCTGAACTACTACGACGGCCTGGTCGTCTCGGTGGACGGAATCGGCGAGGTCGAAGAAGTCAATGCGCGTGCCCTGGAGGCGTTGGGCCGTAATGCCACGACCGGATAGTCCCGCATCCGGGTCCGTCGGTAATCCTTCGGCGATGGAGGGCTGACCCGATATGGTTTTCGGTCGCAAGAGCAAAAAGGTCGTACCGTTCCGCACTGCCGGTGAACTCGACGCCATGGCCGCGGCCGGTGCGATCGTAGGCCGTGCGTTGGTCGCGGTGCGCGCGGCCGCCGCGCCCGGGGTGTCCACCCTCGAACTGGACCGGGTCGCCGAAGAGGTGATCCGGGGTGCGGGCGCGGTCCCGTCGTTCAAGGGTTATCACGGGTTTCCCGGCTCCATCTGCGCGTCGGTGAACGACCGTGTGGTGCACGGGATCCCGACCGAGAAGGAACTGCTGGCCACCGGCGACCTGGTGTCGATCGACTGCGGCGCCATCCTGGACGGCTGGCACGGCGATTCCGCGTGGACCTTCGGCGTCGGCGAACTGTCCGAGGCCGACCGGCTGCTGAGCGAGGCCACCGAGAAATCCATGGTGGCCGGTATCGCGGCCATGGTCGCGGACAACCGGCTCACCGACATCTCGCATGCCATCGAGCTCGGTACCCGGGCGGCCGAATCCGAGCACGGGCGCTCCTACGGCATCGTCGACGGATACGGCGGGCACGGGATCGGCCGGGAGATGCATCTCGATCCGTTCCTGCCGAACGAGGGACAGCCGGGCAAGGGGCCGCGTCTGGTGGTCGGGTCGGTTCTGGCCATCGAGCCGATGCTCACCCTGGGTACGCACGAGACCGAGGTGCTCGACGACGACTGGACCGTGGTGACCGCCGACGGTACCCGGGCGGCGCACTGGGAGCACACCGTCGCGGTGACCGAGGACGGACCGCGGATCCTCACCCTGCGTTCCGAGTAGTCCGGTCAACGGATCGACTGCGCCACGAACGCCCGGCTGTCGGGCCCGTCGCCTATGGTCGACCCGCGCCCGAATTCGACGACTGAGACAACGGTCCGGAAGTCGTGTTCGGAGTCCGGGGGGCACGGCGCACCGATTCCCGGTCCCCTGCGGCCGGCTGCGCGGCGACGTCGGCCACCTCGATCAACCGTAGCCCGATCCGTCGACGGTCGATCTCATAGTTCCAACAGGATCGTCACGGGGCCGTCGTTGGTCAGTTCGACCTCCATCTGCGCCCCGAACCGACCGCCCGCGACGGTGGCGCCGGACTGTCGCAGGGTTTCGGCGACGAGGTCGACCAGCGGTTCCGCGACCGGCCCCGGTGCGGCCGCGGACCACGAAGGGCGCCGGCCCTTGCGGGTGTCGGCGTAGAGGGTGAACTGGCTGACCACCAAGATCGGGGCCGACAGGTCCGCGGCGCTGCGCTCGCCCTCGAGAATGCGCAGCCGCCAGATCTTCTCGGCCATGGCGCGGGCGATCGTCTCGGTATCGGTGTGGGTGACACCGACGAGGGCCAGCAGACCGTGCCGAACTCCGCTGCCGGCCGGATCGATCCGGCCGACGATCTCGCCGTCGACGGTCACCCGGGCCGAGGTCACGCGCTGAAGCAGGGCTCGCATACCGGTCGATCCTGCCCTGAGGTTCGATCGCACCCCGGGCCGGGGGCGCATCGCTCGGGCGGTGGCGGCACGTCGCTGGCGCGGCCGCCGTCGCACCGCGGAGGTTCTCGCTCGCTACCAGCGGGGAAGACCCTGTTCACATCTCCATCAGGCCGGATTCGTTCCGGGCTGCCCTGGTCGAGTTCAACCGATTCGCTGATGCGGGGGAGGCGGACGACGGCCGGTATGTGCTGCGCGAGCAGCAGGTACCGGTCGCCTCCGCTGCGGACGCGACAGTGTTGGTGGGACTGTCAATTCGAAGATCGCACAGATGATCCGGGTGATCAGGGACGAACAGCAGCGGATATGACCGGCAGCCGGGTTCACCGAGGACGGCCGGCGGGGTCCCAGGCTCGGACGGCCTCGAGCTGTCCGTCGTCGTCGAAGAGGCACGTTTCGGCGAGCTGTCCGTTGGGGTGCCATCGGCGGAATACGCCGTGCGGTCGCCCGCGACAGATCTCGCCTTCCGATTTCAACCGGCCGTCGGGCCACCATTCCCGACTGCTGCCGTGCCGGATGCCGTCGACGTAGAACTCCTGGGAGAGCAGCTGTCCCGGGGCGAGTTCTTCGACCGCCTCGCCGGTGAACGGTCTACCGGCGTATTCCAGGCGCAGATCCGCGCTGACCGATGTGGGGTCCTGGTTCAGGTCGATCCGCGTCATCGCGGGGTTCCCCGTCGGTTCGTACACGCACGCCAGATTATCGGCACGAGCAGGGAATTCGGCGTATATGCCGATGTTTCGGCGCGGGTTCCCGGCGATCTCGGTGGCGACCGGGCCGGGTGGGGTTCCGGGCAGCGGCGAAGGGCAAGCGATATTTTTCGCCGCCGCGGTGGAGAACGCGCTGCATCGCGCGCTCGAGACCGATAAGAAGATCGGCGACGGCTTCGCGGCCTTCGGCTGACGGCCCGGATCGCGCAATTCGGCGAACGGCCGGCTGGATCGGATGAGGATCCAGCCGGCCGTTTCGATCGTCCGGGTGCGGTCCGCGGTCACGCGGGACGGTTCGCGGCCCGGCGCGGGTGGCGGTCCGCGACAGCTCGTTCACCGAGCGGCGAGCGATTCCCCGATGTAGTGCATCTCTTCCCGGGTGGTGACCATGTTCACCGTTGTCGTCACGGCCGGTGTGCGGACGGTGACCCGGTTCGGCGCCGTCGGGTCCTGGATGAGCGATACATCCGCGTCGACCGATCCGGGCGGGTCGTGGGGCTGCCGTACGTGCACGATGGTCGCGCCGCCTGCGTGGGAAACCGGTGGGACGCCGTCGAATACCAGCACGGTGGTACTCGGATACGGCGCGGTCGGCATGGGCGGCGGACCGGGCGGGTGGTAGCTGGCGCCCGCGGCGCGCGGCGCGATGGAGAGGATCTGCGGGGCGTCGAGATTGCGGACCATGGTCTGCCAGGCCTCGGGGCGGGCGGTGTGCACGATGGCGTGCGCGCCGAGACCGGTGGCCCGCAGGATCACCTGCTGGGCCAGGTCGAGTGTGCCGATCACTTCGAGTTGCCGGGTCCCCTCGCCGATCAGCGGTACCGCGATGCCCTGGCCTTCGTCGTCGGCGCCGATGAGCTGCCCGCACCCGGCGGTGGGAACGGTGAACTCGGTGAGCGCGGCCAGGGTGCCGCGGTAGGCGACCTCCCGGCCCCAGCGGCCGGTATAGCCGACCGGCAGCGTATCGAGCAGGATGCGCAGCTGGTTCCCGTAGAGCTCGCGCAGGCCGGCCAGCGGCGGCTGTTCGGGGGGTTCGACGGTGTCGAACCGGACCACCGCGTTCAGCACGACGGTATCGGCGAGTTCGGTGTGCGGATCGTTGCGGTTGATACCGGGCCGCAGCCGCAGGGTCACGGTGGTGGAAAGGCTGGGCACGGCCCAGACATCCGCCAGCCCGCGCGGGCCCACCATATCGGCCCCGATCTGGTACTGCGACAGATGCCGCCCCTGGGCTTCCAGCCATTTCGGGGTTTCGGTGAGCTGGTCCACGGCGAAACCGTGGGTGAGGTCACGAACCGCGGTGTTCATCTCCGCCGCAGTGAGCACCGATGCCGCGATATCGTGCGCGGCCAGGCGATTGGCGACCCGGCGGGTGGCGATGATGGCCGCGCGCAGCGCCCCCGTGCCACCGCCACCGCGGTTGTCCACCGCCTCGGCGTTGGCCAGCGGATCCAATCGCAGTACCAGCCAGCAGGTGCGATGTGCGATGGCCGGCAGCGGACCGAGAATTCGGTCGTAGAGGTGGGCGGCGACACCGGTGCCGGCGGTGCGGGCGCCGGTGCTCACCACATCGATGCCCGCGAGCGTCAGGTCGAATTGATCCAGGCAGCGCGCGATCTCCGGCAGCGGCAGGAGCTGCTGGGTATCGAGCGAGCCGGGGCGCAGCAGGGTGAGAGTGTCCGGCGGCGGATCGATGCGCAGCATGGTGAGCAGCAGGTCGCCGTCCCAGCGCACTCCGTAACCGCCGCCCTCGGGCAGCGGTACATCGAAGGCCGCGGCCTGTTCCAGCCGCTCCGCGGTGATCTTCCCGCGGCGGCCGAGGCCGCCGGCGATCCGCGCGGCGAGGGTGCGGCCGCCGATCGGTATCAGGGCGATCGCCCCGACTGCGGCGCCGGCCCCGAGCGAGTACCAGACAGAATCGCTGAACACGAGGACGATCCAGGCGACGAACGCCGCGAACAGAATTCCCGGAACGACGATCCGGAGTGGAAAAATCCGGAACAACCAGAATTCCGGATCCCGCAATGTGTCGTAGGCCGATCGGCGAACATTTGTCAAATCCTGAGAAACCGTCGGTTCTGGGAATTCGGCGACGTCCGGTCCGGCGTGCATAGTCTCGTTCACAACTGTTTGTCCCTGCCTCGGTGGCATGCGCTCATCGGTGAGCCACCAGGGATTCCACCGATTCGGGCCGACGTAACCATCGGGAATTACGGTACCGTGTCGAAAGAGATCGCGGTCGATAGCTCATGGAGTCCTGAGTGCCAGCACAGCTGACCACCCGTGCCCAGGTCAACGGGTACCGTTTTCTGTTGCGTCGTCTCGACCACGCGCTGGTCCGGCGCGATGTGCGGATGTTGCACGATCCCATGCGATCCCAGATCCGCTCGCTGCTGGTCGGGCTGGTGCTGGGCATCTTGATCGTCGCCGGTTCCGCCATTCTGGCGCTCCTGCGCCCCCAGGGCGCGATCGGCGATGCGCTCATCGTCTCCGGAAAATCCAGTGGCGCGCTCTACGTCGTGGTGAACAAAGAAGACGGCAGCCAGACCCTGCACCCGGTGCTCAACCTGGCCTCCGCGCGGCTGATCACGGGCAGCAACGCCGAACCGCACGCGGTGCAGGACGACAAACTGGGCAGCCTGCCCCGCGGCCCCCTGCTCGGAATCCCGGGTGCGCCCGCCGCCCTGCCGGGTTCGGCGCAGGGCTCGGATTCGCACTGGTCGCTGTGCGAGACGATCGAGCTGTCCGCGGGCGGTAGCGCGGCCTCGGCCGCCGGGGCCACCACCACGGTGGTCGCGGGCCGGCCCGAACTGACCGACCGTATCCGCGCCGCCGATCCCTCCGAAGCGCTGCTGGTGCGCCGGGACGACAAAACCTATCTGATCTACGACGGCAAACGCGCGGAAGTCGATCCGAACGATTCGGTGCTGTCGCGTGCGCTCGACCTGCCCGCCCATCGGCCGCGACCGGTCGGAACCGGATTCCTCGGCGCCACCACCCAGGTGCCCGCACTGCAGGCGCCGCCCATCGATCGGGCGGGGGAGCCGGGCCCCGGGCCGCTGGCCGATGTTCCGATCGGCGGCATCATCTCGGTGGCCGGGATGGCCGAGGACGCCGGACCCGAGATGTATGTCGTCCTCACCGACGGCGTGCAACCGGTATCCCCCTTCGCCGCCGAGGTGATCCGCTACGCCGACTCACACGGTATGAGTCAGGTCGCGGTAGTCCCGCCGGATGTGCTCGACCAGGTTCCGGTGGTGCGCCGCCTGCCGATCGACGATTTCCCGTCGCAGATCCCGCAGGTGGTCGAACCGGAGGACGGACCGGTCACCTGCATCACCTGGGCGAAATCGCCCGGTACCGCGCCGGCCGGGAAGGGAGCCGGCGAGAGTCCGGCGGAGCGGGCCACCGCCGGGCTGCTCATCGGAAGCCGGTTGCCGATCGCGGAGTCCGCCGCACCGGTGCGCCTGGCCACCGCCGACAGCAGCGGCGACCGGGTCGACCAGGTGTATCTCGCGCCCACACATGGTGAGTATGTGCAGATCACCGGCCTGGAGCCCGGGAGCCCACGGCGCGGCAGCCTCTTCTACGTCGCGGACAACGGGATCCGCTACGGCGTACCGGACCCGGCTACCGCGGAGGTGCTGGGACTGGGCAGCACACCACATCTGGCGCCCTGGGCGATCGTCGGTCAGCTCGTCCCCGGGCCCAACCTGGATTCGAAGGAAGCCCTGGTCAGCCACGATTCGCTGACCGAAGGCTGATTCCGGACCGCACGCGGACCCGCCGCGCCGACGGGCGGCGCCGACGGGCGGCGCCGACGGGCGGCGCCGACGGGCGGCGCCGAAACTATTGCTCGGTCCAGCCGATGTTCAGCGAATCCAGAACGGTCCCCAGCGCGAGCCGCATATCCGGTTCCTCGATACGCCGCAGCACCGCTTCGTCGATCTCGGTGAGATCCAGTGATTCGTCGTTGGCCAGCCGGAACTCCCGTTCCTCCTCGGCCGCCTCGATCACATTGCGGATGAACCGGCCGTTACCGGCCATATCCACCCCGCGGCGGGGTTGCCCGCTCTGGTCGGTGCTCTCCATCGCGTACAGGTGATCGCACGCTCGGATCAGCACTTTCAGTGCTTCCTCGGACACATCCGAATCGCGTTTCTTCGCGATGACCTCGGCGATCTGTCCCAGTTCGGTGGCGCTGTAGGAGGGGAACTGCAGACGCTTGGCGAACCGGGAGGCCAAGCCGTCGTTGGCGGTCAGCAGCCGGTCGATCTCACCGTCGTATCCGGCGATGATGACCACCAGGCGGTCACGGTCGTTCTCCATCCGGGCCAGCAGCGTATCGACTGCTTCCCGGCCGAATGCGTCGCCGCCCGAGAGACCGGTCTGGATCAGGGTGTAGGCCTCGTCGATGAAGAGCACGCCGTCCATCGCGCTGTCGATCAGCTTGCCGGTCTTGATGGCGGTGCTGCCCAGATGTTCCCCGACGAAATCCGCGCGTTTGGCCTCGATCATCTTCTCGGTTCGCAGCAGGCCCAGGCCGCAGTAGATCTTGGCGACCACCCGGGCGATGGTGGTCTTACCGGTGCCGGGAGGTCCGGTGAACGCCAGATGCTGGCCGCGCGGCGCACTGGCCATACCCTTCCCGGCCCGGATCTTGGCCAGCTGCGCGGTGGACTGCAGTTTGGCGACCTGGGTTTTCACCGAGGCCAGCCCGATCTGGGCATCCAGCTCGGCCCGGGCATCGGTCAGCGTCTCCTTGGCCCGGTCCTGCACTTCGGCCCGGTTCATCTGCTCCATCGTCGGCGAGGAGGCAGGGTCCCATTTATCGGTGCGCGCCGCGATCACTTCGCGATTGGTGACCGTGACCCGGAATGTGCGGTCGCGCATCGCCGAAGCGTTGGCGTCGAAATCCGGGGCCTGCGAGTACACCTTCTCGAACAGCGCCTGGGCCTCGGCTTCGCTGCCGGTTTCGCGTAGGCACAGCCCGCGGCAGAACATGGCGGTGGAGCGGGCCGCCGGAATCGGTCCCTGTTCGGCGGCCTGCATGCGGCGGATCGATTCGGCGAACAGGCCCAGTTGGGCACAGGCGGTGCCGACCATGACATGCGCGCCGGCCGCCAGATAGGGGTCGTCCCAGTCCGCGGAGGCAGCGAGCACCGTCATCACATCGGGCCAGCGCTGCGTGGTGTAGTGCAACACCCCGCGCACATAGGCGGCGATCCGGTTGTCGGACTCGCGTTCCGGGTCGCTGAGCTGGCCTTTCCGGTATTCGTCCGCGTGGTCCAGCGCGCGCTCGGCCTCGTCGAAATCCTTGTCGGCGATGAGCTGAGCGGCCCAGGCCAGCGAGATCTCGGTCTTACTGGACAGCGGGTAATCGATGTAGAGCCCCGGCTGGAATCGGCCCGCGAGCTCCCGGGGGCGCAGGCCCACCCGGCGCTGCTCGCGGTAGATGGTGCTGTCACTGGTCTTGTACAGATTGAACAGGACGTCTTTGGTGAGTTCGCCGGCGGCCGCCCGGCCCAGCCACGCGTCGCACATCCCCGGATCCCATTCGGTGGCCCGCTGGAACGCCAGCTTGGCGTACTCGAGGTCGCGCGCGGACTCCTGGCCTTCGATGGACAATCCGAGCGACAGAACTCCGGCGTCGAATGCGCGTTGGGCTTGGCGGTTGCCGGTCATTGCAGTCGCTCCCCGAATTCTTGGGTCGGCCGAAAGAGAACGTTATCTGGATACCAGACTACCGATCGCGCCTGCCTCGGCGCTCCGTTACATTGGGTGGGAGTTGTCGGGAGACCGCGACACGAAGTCCTCCGAGCGAGAGTTCACGACCAGTGCTGAAGTTGTTCACGCAGACCGTGTTCCGCGGTTCCCTGCTTGTCGGAATATGAAAAGTGTGTGGCGGATAGATGGATAGTCGGCAACCAGGGCCGGAAAAGCTGATCGGGATGTGGGTGCGGCGATGAGTACACCGGTCGATTCGTTCAGCGCGAGTCGAGCGCAGGAACCGGAATTGTGCAGGGTATCGGTCATCGGCGGGAACACCCAGGTCGATGTGGGCCTGCCCGCGACGGTTCCGATCGCCGGTTTCATCGGCGACCTGGTGGCGTTGATCGAATCGCGCAGCCCGAACCTACCGGACGAGGACGAGGACTCGGGTCCGCTCGCTGCCCAGCACTGGACCCTGGCCCGGCTGGGCCGGGAGGCGATCGCGCCGAGTCGCACCCTCACCGAGGCCGAGGTCTACGACGGTGAACTGCTGGTCCTGCGGTCGGTGAGCGCCAAGGAAGCGCCCGCGCTGTTCGACGATGTGATCGACGCGGTGTCCCGGCTGACCGCCGAGGAGTTCACCGGCTGGTCCGGGAACGCCGCCCGCTGGATGGGTTTGGTGGCCTCGGCGCTCACCGTTCTCACCACGCTCTTGGTGCTGGCCGTATCGCGTGGGTCCGGCGACCCGCTCACACCGGCTTTCGCGCTGCTCGGCTCGGGACTCGCCGCGCTGGTCGCGGCCGGGATCACCGCCCGCAGGTACCGCGACGAACTCACCGCCTCCTGGCTTTCGGCCGATGGGTTGATGCTCTTGTTCGGCGGCGCCGGGCTGCTGGTGCCGGGCGCCCTGGGCAGTCCGCATCTGCTGCTGGGCAGTTCGGTCGTGCTGGTGGCGGCGATCCTGGGCTATCGGCTCACCGGCGTGGCCGCGACCCTGTTCTCCGGCGCCGCGGCCGCTGCCGTGATCGCGTTGACCACCGCGGTGATCTACCTGATCTGGCATCCGGGCCTACCGAAGGTGGCGGCCGGACTGCTGGTGGCCGGGATCATGCTCCTGTCGGCGGTGCCGCGGCTGGCCGCCCTCGCGGCCCGGTTGCCGATCCCGCCTGTGCCGACCGCCGGCGCCGCCATCGATCCGGCGGATCACGAACCGCGTCCGACCATCGAAGGTATCGGCGCGATCGGCGCCACCGCGCTGCCCTCGGCCGCCGGCCTCGGCGAACGTGCCCGCGCGGCCAATCGATTCCAGACCGGCCTGATCGTCGCCTGCACCGCGAGCACGGTCATCGGTGCATTCGGGGTCGCCGATCCGCTGGGCTCCTACCGCTGGCAGGGCATCGCGCTGGCGGTCATCACCGCGGTCATCTTGTCGCTGCGCGGTCGCTCCTTCGCCGATATCACTCAAGCCGCCACCCTGATCGGCGGCGCGTGCGTGACCCTCGTGGCGCTGATCGTCGGGTTGTCCCTCGGCGACAGCGATCTCATCCTGGGCTGCGCGGCGATTCTGCTGGCCTTCACTCTCGGCGTGATCGGATTCGGCGTGATCGGGCCGCATATCGAGGTGACTCCGGTGGTTCGGCGGGGGATCGAACTCTTCGAATATGCGCTGATCGTGGCGGTGATCCCGCTGGTGCTCTGGGTGATGGGCGTCTACGGTATGGCCAGGAACCTGAGCATATGAGTGCTCGCCCGCTGCGTCGTGGACTGTTGCGGCTGGTGTGCGCCGCCGGAGTGCTCGGCGCGACGGCCGTGCTGCCCGGTCCGGTCGTCTCGGCCGTACCGCAGCCCGCGATCGACCCGGGTGCGCTGGGGGCGGCGCAGGCGATCAGCGGCAGGCCCGCCCCGCTCGAACCCACCGAACAACGGGCGATCTGCGCCGAACCCCTGCTCACCGGTGCGCCGCCGTCCGAACCGCCGATGGCCCAGCAGGTCCTCGACCTGCCGGCCGCGTGGCAGTTCAGCCGCGGCGCCGGGCAGAAGGTCGCCGTTATCGATACCGGGGTGAACCGGCATCCCCGGTTGCCTCGGCTGCAGGCGGGCGGTGACTATGTCTCCGATACCGACGGCACCGTCGACTGCGACGGGCACGGCACTCTGGTCGCCGGGATCATCGGCGGGCAGCCGGCTCCCGGCGATGCTTTCTCCGGGGTCGCGCCCGATGCCGAGATCCTGGCGATCCGCCAGCTGAGCCTGGCGTACGAGAAGAAGGACAACAACAACCGCGACGCGCCCGGCAAGATCAGCCCCGAGGGGTACGGCACGGTCTTCACCTTGGCCGGCGCGGTGGTCCGGGCCGTGGATATGGGCGCCACCGTCATCAATATCTCCGAAGTGGCCTGTACCCAGGCCGGACTCGATACCGCCGACGGCACCCTGGGGGCCGCGGTGAAATACGCGTTCGACCGCAATGTGGTGGTGGTGGCCGCGGCCGGAAACCTGCAGAGCGACGGCGCCTGCCGCAGCCAGAACTCGGGTTCGGGTTGGGGCGCGGTCTCCACGGTGGCCAGTCCGGCCTGGTTCTCGCCGTATGTGCTGGCGGTGGGGTCGGTGGACCCGACCGGCCAGGTCTCCGAACTCTCCCTGAACGGACCGTGGGTGCAGGTGGCCGCCATCGGCCGCGATATCGTCTCGCTGGACAGCAAACCGGGTGCTACCGGGCTGGTCAACGGCGTGCAGACCACCGAGGGGATCCGCTCCGTGGAGGGCACCAGTTTCGCCGCGCCCTATGTGGCCGGCTTGGCGGCGCTGGTCCGTTCGCGTTTTCCCGAGCTCACCGCCGGTCAGGTCATGGACCGGATCACCCGCACCGCGCACGGTCCGGGCACCGGCCGCGACGACCGGATCGGGCACGGGCTGATCGATCCGCTGGCCGCGCTGACCGCCGAACTCCCGGTCGAACCGGTCGGTGTCGGTGCAGCAGCGGCCGCACCGATCGCGGCCCCCGTCCATCCGCCCGGTCCCGATCCGCGCCAGCGCTGGATCGCGATCGCCGGGTCGGTGATCTGCCTGTCCGGCCTCGCCATCGGCGCCGCGGTGGCGTATCCGTTCCGGCGGCCGCGGCGTGAACTGGGCGGGGAATTGGACCCCTAGCGCGGCCCCGCACCCACCGTTCGTCGCCGATCGAAGAAGGAACCATGGCTACCGAAGGCTTCGTGCGCCGCCCCCGTATCGCCCCGCCCCGGGCTCCCGGCGGTGAGGTGGCGTTGACCGCGCCCCCGGAGGTTCCGCGCGCCGTCCCGGCGCCACTGATGACGAAGATCATGCCGGTGGTCATGGTGGTCATGGTGGTCGGGATGATCGGGATGATGGCCATGATGGGCCGGAACCTGCTCGCCAACCCCTTCATGATGATGTTCCCGATGATGATGATCATGTCGATGGTGGGCATGATGGCGGGCTTCCGCGGCGGTGGGGGCAAACGCGCGGTCGAACTCAACGAGGAACGTAAGGACTACTTCCGGTATCTGGACCAGGTCCGCCGGGATGTGCGCCGCACCGGCGGCAAACAGCTCGAATCGCTCGAGTGGAGCCACCCCGAACCCGCCGACCTGCCGTCGCTGGTGGGTACTCGCCGGATGTGGGAGCGCCG
This genomic window contains:
- the eccA gene encoding type VII secretion AAA-ATPase EccA, whose protein sequence is MTGNRQAQRAFDAGVLSLGLSIEGQESARDLEYAKLAFQRATEWDPGMCDAWLGRAAAGELTKDVLFNLYKTSDSTIYREQRRVGLRPRELAGRFQPGLYIDYPLSSKTEISLAWAAQLIADKDFDEAERALDHADEYRKGQLSDPERESDNRIAAYVRGVLHYTTQRWPDVMTVLAASADWDDPYLAAGAHVMVGTACAQLGLFAESIRRMQAAEQGPIPAARSTAMFCRGLCLRETGSEAEAQALFEKVYSQAPDFDANASAMRDRTFRVTVTNREVIAARTDKWDPASSPTMEQMNRAEVQDRAKETLTDARAELDAQIGLASVKTQVAKLQSTAQLAKIRAGKGMASAPRGQHLAFTGPPGTGKTTIARVVAKIYCGLGLLRTEKMIEAKRADFVGEHLGSTAIKTGKLIDSAMDGVLFIDEAYTLIQTGLSGGDAFGREAVDTLLARMENDRDRLVVIIAGYDGEIDRLLTANDGLASRFAKRLQFPSYSATELGQIAEVIAKKRDSDVSEEALKVLIRACDHLYAMESTDQSGQPRRGVDMAGNGRFIRNVIEAAEEEREFRLANDESLDLTEIDEAVLRRIEEPDMRLALGTVLDSLNIGWTEQ
- the eccD gene encoding type VII secretion integral membrane protein EccD, producing the protein MSTPVDSFSASRAQEPELCRVSVIGGNTQVDVGLPATVPIAGFIGDLVALIESRSPNLPDEDEDSGPLAAQHWTLARLGREAIAPSRTLTEAEVYDGELLVLRSVSAKEAPALFDDVIDAVSRLTAEEFTGWSGNAARWMGLVASALTVLTTLLVLAVSRGSGDPLTPAFALLGSGLAALVAAGITARRYRDELTASWLSADGLMLLFGGAGLLVPGALGSPHLLLGSSVVLVAAILGYRLTGVAATLFSGAAAAAVIALTTAVIYLIWHPGLPKVAAGLLVAGIMLLSAVPRLAALAARLPIPPVPTAGAAIDPADHEPRPTIEGIGAIGATALPSAAGLGERARAANRFQTGLIVACTASTVIGAFGVADPLGSYRWQGIALAVITAVILSLRGRSFADITQAATLIGGACVTLVALIVGLSLGDSDLILGCAAILLAFTLGVIGFGVIGPHIEVTPVVRRGIELFEYALIVAVIPLVLWVMGVYGMARNLSI
- the mycP gene encoding type VII secretion-associated serine protease mycosin, coding for MSARPLRRGLLRLVCAAGVLGATAVLPGPVVSAVPQPAIDPGALGAAQAISGRPAPLEPTEQRAICAEPLLTGAPPSEPPMAQQVLDLPAAWQFSRGAGQKVAVIDTGVNRHPRLPRLQAGGDYVSDTDGTVDCDGHGTLVAGIIGGQPAPGDAFSGVAPDAEILAIRQLSLAYEKKDNNNRDAPGKISPEGYGTVFTLAGAVVRAVDMGATVINISEVACTQAGLDTADGTLGAAVKYAFDRNVVVVAAAGNLQSDGACRSQNSGSGWGAVSTVASPAWFSPYVLAVGSVDPTGQVSELSLNGPWVQVAAIGRDIVSLDSKPGATGLVNGVQTTEGIRSVEGTSFAAPYVAGLAALVRSRFPELTAGQVMDRITRTAHGPGTGRDDRIGHGLIDPLAALTAELPVEPVGVGAAAAAPIAAPVHPPGPDPRQRWIAIAGSVICLSGLAIGAAVAYPFRRPRRELGGELDP